Proteins encoded together in one Salarchaeum sp. JOR-1 window:
- the rpl7ae gene encoding 50S ribosomal protein L7Ae codes for MPVYVNYDVPADLQERALEALEVARDTGSVKKGTNETTKSIERGNADLVFVAEDVSPEEIVLHIPELADEKGIPYVFVATQDELGSAAGLEVGSAAAAVVDAGDAEDDVEDISAKVEELK; via the coding sequence ATGCCAGTGTACGTTAACTACGACGTCCCAGCGGATCTCCAGGAACGAGCCCTCGAAGCCCTCGAAGTGGCTCGCGACACCGGGAGCGTGAAGAAAGGTACGAACGAGACCACGAAGTCCATCGAGCGCGGGAACGCAGACCTCGTGTTCGTCGCGGAAGACGTCTCCCCCGAGGAGATCGTCCTCCACATCCCCGAGCTCGCAGACGAAAAGGGGATTCCGTACGTGTTCGTCGCCACCCAGGACGAACTCGGGAGCGCCGCCGGTCTCGAAGTCGGCTCTGCCGCCGCGGCCGTCGTGGACGCCGGGGACGCAGAGGACGACGTCGAGGACATCTCGGCGAAAGTCGAGGAGCTCAAGTAA
- the tmcA gene encoding tRNA(Met) cytidine acetyltransferase TmcA, giving the protein MVREVAAALREEAESVNERRMLVLTGSRETCLDAANDALSAAAVPRDEATHLGTVGSLDCERVHPRNSDDLLGTTRTAVVYDAHDECRPNALGRIAGAVDGGGLLLLLAPALDDWPRVREDFDEGLAVPPFSLADVTGHFRRRLVDTLRAHPGISIYDADTGTLERDGRTRPAPRSRPPPPESPADHDFPERAYDACLTQDQVDAVHALEALRETGEAVVVEADRGRGKSSAAGIAAACLADEGLDVLVTAPRKRSASELFERADELGCGGLRFEKPPAAADLPGNPDVVFVDEAAALPVRLLEDFLDADRVAFTTTVHGYEGAGRGFDVRFRDRLADSDLDVVEARMSDPIRYAAGDPVEVWAFRALLLDARPPVTPLVADAAPEDATYDALTSEDLLADETLLREAFGLLVYAHYRTEPNDLARLLDAPNLSVRALRHDGHVVSVALLAREGGLDRETREEMYTGGRILGNMIPDVLTSQLRDENAAVPVGWRVVRIATHHAARSRGFGGHLLDELRNEITGDLDWLGVGYGATPELVSFWDENGFDTVHVSTTRNDTSGEYSAIMLDPLSEAGTDVHDHHAAWFADRIPDVLGDALADLDADVARACLAAADAPPALSLSDHQWRVVVGASYGPGLYAADPAPFRALAAHHLTGPHPDLLTPREERLLVRKLLQTEDWDSVAADLDYHSTGQCMRALGGALEPLVDEYGTPAAHEDVRRYD; this is encoded by the coding sequence ATGGTTCGCGAGGTCGCCGCCGCGCTCCGCGAGGAGGCGGAGTCCGTGAACGAACGCCGCATGCTCGTGCTCACCGGATCCCGGGAGACGTGTCTGGACGCCGCGAACGACGCGCTCTCCGCCGCCGCCGTGCCGCGCGACGAGGCCACCCACCTCGGGACGGTCGGGAGCCTCGACTGCGAGCGCGTACACCCCCGAAACTCCGACGACCTGCTCGGAACGACCCGGACAGCCGTGGTGTACGACGCGCACGACGAGTGTCGGCCGAACGCGCTCGGCCGCATCGCCGGGGCGGTGGACGGCGGCGGCCTCCTCCTCCTGCTCGCGCCCGCTCTCGACGACTGGCCGCGCGTCCGCGAGGACTTCGACGAGGGCCTGGCGGTGCCGCCGTTCTCGCTGGCCGACGTGACCGGGCACTTCCGCCGCCGGCTCGTCGACACGCTCCGCGCGCATCCCGGAATCAGCATCTACGACGCCGACACCGGCACGCTCGAACGCGACGGTCGCACGCGTCCCGCGCCCCGGAGCCGCCCGCCGCCGCCGGAGTCGCCCGCCGACCACGACTTCCCCGAGCGGGCGTACGACGCCTGCTTGACGCAAGATCAAGTGGACGCGGTGCACGCGCTCGAAGCCCTCCGCGAGACCGGCGAAGCGGTCGTCGTGGAGGCCGACCGCGGCCGCGGGAAGTCGAGCGCCGCCGGCATCGCCGCCGCCTGCCTCGCCGACGAGGGCCTCGACGTGCTCGTCACCGCACCACGGAAACGGAGCGCGAGCGAACTGTTCGAGCGCGCCGACGAACTCGGCTGTGGCGGTCTCCGGTTCGAGAAACCGCCCGCGGCCGCCGACCTCCCGGGCAACCCCGACGTCGTGTTCGTGGACGAGGCCGCGGCGCTCCCCGTCCGCCTGCTCGAGGACTTCCTCGACGCCGACCGCGTCGCGTTCACCACCACCGTCCACGGCTACGAGGGCGCGGGCCGCGGGTTCGACGTGCGCTTTCGCGACCGCCTCGCCGACAGCGACCTCGACGTGGTCGAGGCCCGCATGAGCGACCCCATCCGGTACGCCGCGGGCGACCCAGTCGAAGTGTGGGCGTTCCGCGCGCTCCTCCTCGACGCCCGTCCCCCCGTGACCCCGCTCGTCGCCGACGCCGCTCCCGAAGACGCGACGTACGACGCGCTCACGAGCGAGGACTTGCTCGCGGACGAAACACTCCTCCGGGAGGCGTTCGGCCTGCTCGTCTACGCGCACTACCGCACCGAACCGAACGACCTCGCGCGACTCCTCGACGCCCCGAACCTCAGCGTTCGCGCGCTCCGCCACGACGGCCACGTCGTCTCCGTCGCGCTCCTCGCCCGCGAGGGGGGCCTCGACCGAGAGACGCGCGAAGAGATGTACACGGGCGGCCGCATCCTCGGGAACATGATTCCGGACGTGCTGACGAGTCAGCTCCGCGACGAGAACGCCGCCGTCCCCGTCGGCTGGCGTGTCGTCCGCATCGCCACCCACCACGCCGCCCGCTCCCGCGGGTTCGGCGGCCACCTCCTCGACGAACTCCGGAACGAAATCACCGGCGACCTCGACTGGCTCGGCGTCGGGTACGGCGCGACCCCCGAACTCGTCTCGTTCTGGGACGAGAACGGCTTCGACACCGTCCACGTCTCCACCACCCGCAACGACACGAGCGGCGAGTACTCCGCCATCATGCTCGACCCGCTCAGCGAGGCCGGTACCGACGTCCACGACCACCACGCGGCGTGGTTCGCCGACCGGATCCCGGACGTGCTCGGGGACGCGCTCGCCGATCTGGACGCGGACGTGGCGCGCGCCTGCCTCGCGGCCGCCGACGCCCCGCCCGCGCTCTCGCTCTCCGACCACCAGTGGCGGGTCGTCGTCGGCGCCTCGTACGGCCCCGGCCTCTACGCCGCCGACCCCGCGCCCTTCCGCGCGCTCGCCGCCCACCACCTCACCGGCCCCCACCCGGATCTCCTCACGCCGCGAGAGGAACGCCTCCTCGTCCGGAAACTCCTCCAGACCGAGGACTGGGACTCGGTCGCCGCCGACCTCGACTACCACTCCACGGGCCAGTGCATGCGCGCGCTCGGCGGCGCGCTCGAACCGCTCGTCGACGAGTACGGCACGCCAGCCGCCCACGAGGACGTCCGGAGGTACGACTGA
- a CDS encoding DUF456 domain-containing protein: MEALVLLAFALLALGMIGSILPLLPSGLTSLAGVAAYWWQTGRPGPLALAALVVFGVAATLVDWFGGALGANAGGASTRTTLIAAGVGLLLIPLGGPVGIILGIAGTVFALEYYRHGDHEASLKTAAYATAGVLASALAQLLLTGAMFAILLAAHFL, encoded by the coding sequence ATGGAGGCGCTCGTCCTCCTCGCGTTCGCCCTGCTCGCGCTCGGCATGATCGGTAGCATCCTCCCGCTCCTCCCGAGCGGCCTCACCAGCCTCGCCGGCGTCGCCGCCTACTGGTGGCAGACCGGCCGGCCCGGCCCGCTCGCCCTCGCCGCCCTCGTCGTGTTCGGCGTCGCCGCGACACTCGTGGACTGGTTCGGCGGCGCGCTCGGCGCGAACGCCGGCGGCGCGTCCACTCGAACCACCCTGATAGCCGCGGGCGTCGGACTCCTCCTCATCCCCCTCGGCGGCCCCGTCGGTATCATCCTCGGCATCGCCGGCACCGTCTTCGCCCTCGAATACTACCGACACGGCGACCACGAAGCCAGCCTGAAAACAGCCGCGTACGCCACCGCCGGCGTCCTCGCGTCCGCGCTCGCTCAACTCCTCCTCACCGGCGCGATGTTCGCGATACTTCTCGCCGCCCACTTCCTCTGA
- a CDS encoding glutamate--tRNA ligase, whose translation MDEDLRERVRREAEVYALYNALKHGSDAQVGALMGPMMGENPEFREYGDEVPGVVAPVVEDVNAFSTEEKRERLEELAPERLAELEAEDEGEEHPLPDLPNVEEYDEVRMRCAPNPNGPWHIGHARMPAVIGSYKERYDGWMLVRFDDTDPETKRPLDWVYDQVLDDVAYLGFEPDEVITASDRLDTYYEYARDLIEMDGAYTCSCPAEEFSELKNSGEACPHREKDSETVLDEFEAMIAGEYESGEMVLRVKTDITHKNPALRDFVAFRIIDTPHPRPEAEDYRCWPMLDFQSGIDDHLTGVTHIIRGIDLQDSAKRQGFVYDYFGWEYPEVVHWGHVQVDEYDVKMSTSTIREKIEAGEFDGWDDPRVPTLLSTRRRGIRGEAIVDAMVELGTSTSDVDLAMSSVYANNRDRIDDESPRCFFVSDGVELSISGGSDSAHPPVHPEHENRGERDIPVGDAVLVEADDLPAEGEKLWLKGYGPVEYDGGSLTVTDDDIDLVREHDVDVVQWVPADESVPVRMRTPDGDVAGRAEPGLVDYEPGQTLQFVRVGFVRVDRHEDEESVVYYAHP comes from the coding sequence ATGGACGAAGACCTCCGCGAGCGCGTCCGCCGGGAGGCGGAAGTGTACGCGCTCTACAACGCGCTCAAGCACGGGAGCGACGCACAGGTCGGTGCCCTGATGGGGCCGATGATGGGAGAGAACCCCGAGTTCCGGGAGTACGGCGACGAGGTTCCGGGCGTCGTCGCGCCGGTCGTCGAGGACGTGAACGCGTTCTCGACGGAGGAGAAACGGGAGCGACTGGAGGAACTCGCGCCTGAGCGGCTCGCGGAACTGGAGGCCGAGGACGAGGGCGAGGAGCACCCGCTTCCCGACCTGCCGAACGTCGAGGAGTACGACGAGGTCCGGATGCGCTGTGCGCCGAACCCGAACGGCCCCTGGCACATCGGGCACGCGCGGATGCCCGCCGTCATCGGCTCCTACAAGGAGCGCTACGACGGCTGGATGCTCGTCCGGTTCGACGACACCGACCCCGAGACGAAACGCCCGCTCGACTGGGTATACGACCAGGTCTTAGACGACGTGGCGTACCTCGGGTTCGAGCCGGACGAGGTCATCACGGCCTCCGACCGCCTCGACACCTACTACGAGTACGCCCGCGACCTCATCGAGATGGACGGCGCGTACACGTGCTCGTGTCCCGCCGAGGAGTTCTCCGAGTTGAAGAACTCGGGGGAGGCGTGCCCGCACCGCGAGAAGGACAGCGAGACGGTGCTCGACGAGTTCGAGGCCATGATCGCGGGCGAGTACGAGTCGGGCGAGATGGTGCTCCGCGTGAAGACCGACATCACGCACAAGAACCCCGCGCTCCGCGACTTCGTGGCGTTCCGCATCATCGACACGCCGCACCCGCGTCCGGAGGCCGAGGACTACCGGTGCTGGCCGATGCTCGACTTCCAGTCCGGCATCGACGACCACCTCACTGGCGTCACGCACATCATTCGCGGTATCGACCTCCAGGACTCCGCGAAGCGCCAGGGTTTCGTCTACGACTACTTCGGCTGGGAGTACCCCGAGGTCGTCCACTGGGGGCACGTCCAGGTGGACGAGTACGACGTGAAGATGAGCACGTCGACCATCCGGGAGAAGATAGAAGCCGGCGAGTTCGACGGCTGGGACGACCCCCGCGTCCCCACCCTGCTCTCGACGCGCCGCCGCGGCATCCGCGGCGAAGCCATCGTCGACGCGATGGTGGAACTCGGCACCTCGACCTCGGACGTCGACCTGGCGATGAGTTCGGTGTACGCGAACAACCGCGACCGCATCGACGACGAGAGCCCGCGGTGCTTCTTCGTCTCTGACGGCGTCGAACTCTCGATTTCGGGCGGTTCGGACAGCGCGCACCCGCCCGTCCACCCGGAGCACGAGAACCGCGGCGAGCGCGACATCCCGGTCGGCGACGCCGTGCTCGTCGAGGCGGACGACCTCCCCGCGGAGGGCGAGAAACTCTGGCTGAAGGGCTACGGGCCCGTCGAGTACGACGGCGGCTCGCTGACGGTGACCGACGACGACATCGACCTGGTTCGCGAACACGACGTGGACGTGGTGCAGTGGGTTCCCGCCGACGAGAGCGTCCCCGTGCGGATGCGAACGCCCGACGGCGACGTGGCTGGTCGCGCGGAACCCGGACTGGTCGACTACGAGCCGGGCCAGACCCTCCAGTTCGTCCGCGTCGGATTCGTGAGAGTTGACCGCCACGAGGACGAGGAGTCAGTGGTCTACTACGCGCACCCCTGA
- a CDS encoding alpha/beta fold hydrolase codes for MPTVRTNGVETYYESRGEGPVVVFLHGAFSDHRVWAERTRSLADEYRVVVYDLRGHGRTGGSDRDAYSIDTYADDLRALVDALSLDAPVVCGLSMGGMVAQRYAATSSRLSGVVSIAALSSNALSPGEWVERRAAVPGALVLASVLGFDAVEPFVSWLSNRGDDFDPGDLDEKARIETAHANDYPSVPPREAAKIRRALLSWGTLDTDYASIDVPALAMCGGNETARMTAHARYLASEIPDADYREIPDAGHNAHVDNPEFVRDALTDFLRETT; via the coding sequence ATGCCCACGGTTCGGACGAACGGTGTCGAGACCTACTACGAGTCCCGCGGCGAGGGCCCAGTGGTGGTGTTCCTGCACGGCGCGTTCAGCGACCACCGCGTCTGGGCCGAACGCACCCGTTCGCTCGCGGACGAATACCGGGTCGTCGTGTACGACCTCCGGGGGCACGGCCGAACCGGCGGCTCCGACCGCGACGCGTACAGCATCGACACGTACGCAGACGACCTCCGCGCGCTCGTGGACGCGCTCTCGCTCGACGCCCCGGTCGTCTGCGGGCTCTCGATGGGCGGCATGGTCGCACAGCGATACGCTGCAACCAGCAGCCGGCTCTCCGGCGTCGTCAGCATCGCCGCGCTCTCCTCGAACGCGCTTTCGCCCGGTGAGTGGGTGGAACGCCGCGCCGCCGTCCCGGGCGCACTCGTGCTCGCTAGCGTCCTCGGGTTCGACGCCGTCGAGCCGTTCGTCTCCTGGCTGTCGAACCGCGGCGACGACTTCGACCCCGGCGACCTCGACGAGAAAGCCCGCATCGAAACCGCGCACGCCAACGACTACCCCAGCGTTCCTCCGAGAGAAGCCGCGAAAATCCGTCGCGCGCTCCTCTCGTGGGGGACGCTCGACACCGACTACGCGAGCATCGACGTACCCGCGCTCGCGATGTGCGGCGGGAACGAAACCGCGCGAATGACCGCCCACGCCCGATACCTCGCGAGCGAGATTCCGGACGCCGACTATCGCGAAATCCCGGACGCCGGCCACAACGCCCACGTGGACAACCCCGAATTCGTTCGGGACGCGCTCACGGACTTCCTCCGAGAGACCACGTAG
- the idsA3 gene encoding geranylfarnesyl diphosphate synthase, producing the protein MTQEAREETVLAAIENRREQVNDAIDEELPMAEPERLYEASRYLLDAGGKRLRPTVSMLVGEALLDVEPLSEDYQAFPSLNEGAVDLMAAAVSIEVIQSFTLIHDDIMDDDDLRRGVPAVHREYDTETAILAGDTLYSKAFEIMLRTEAPPERGLDALRMLACTCTHICEGQAYDVDFETRDDVTIEEYLDMVELKTAVLYAAAASVSGIVLGADDDTVDALYEYGRAIGQAFQIQDDVLDLTVPSEELGKQRGSDLVEGKRTAVTLHAREQGVDVDNLVDADNPEDVTESEIDDAVDTLQDAGSIQFARDLAEDLVQEGKDHLSVLPDNDAHDTLNDLADYLIERGY; encoded by the coding sequence ATGACGCAAGAAGCACGTGAGGAAACGGTGCTCGCGGCCATCGAGAACCGCCGGGAGCAAGTGAACGACGCTATCGACGAGGAACTCCCGATGGCGGAACCCGAACGGCTCTACGAGGCCTCGCGCTATCTCCTCGACGCCGGCGGGAAGCGCCTCCGGCCGACCGTCTCGATGCTCGTCGGGGAGGCATTGCTCGACGTCGAACCGCTGAGTGAGGACTACCAGGCGTTCCCCTCGCTCAACGAGGGTGCGGTAGACCTGATGGCGGCCGCCGTCTCCATCGAGGTCATTCAGTCGTTCACGCTCATTCACGACGACATCATGGACGACGACGACCTCCGACGGGGCGTCCCCGCCGTCCACCGCGAGTACGACACCGAAACCGCGATACTCGCCGGGGACACCCTCTACTCGAAGGCGTTCGAGATTATGCTCCGAACCGAAGCACCGCCGGAGCGCGGTCTCGACGCCCTCCGTATGCTCGCGTGCACGTGCACCCACATCTGCGAAGGCCAAGCGTACGACGTCGACTTCGAAACCCGAGACGACGTCACGATCGAGGAGTACCTCGACATGGTCGAGCTGAAGACCGCGGTTCTCTACGCCGCCGCCGCATCGGTCTCTGGAATCGTCCTCGGCGCCGACGACGACACCGTCGACGCGCTCTACGAATACGGCCGCGCCATCGGCCAAGCGTTCCAGATACAGGACGACGTCCTCGACCTCACCGTCCCCAGCGAGGAACTGGGGAAACAGCGCGGCAGCGACCTCGTCGAAGGAAAGCGCACCGCGGTCACGCTTCACGCCCGCGAACAGGGCGTCGACGTGGACAACCTCGTCGACGCGGACAACCCCGAGGACGTCACCGAATCCGAAATCGACGACGCCGTCGACACCCTCCAGGACGCAGGCAGCATTCAGTTCGCCCGCGATCTCGCCGAAGACCTCGTTCAGGAAGGCAAAGACCACCTCAGCGTCCTCCCCGACAACGACGCCCACGACACGCTCAACGACCTCGCCGACTACCTCATCGAACGCGGCTACTAA
- a CDS encoding ribonuclease J yields MEIEIATIGGYEEVGRQMTAVRAGDDIVIFDMGLNLSQVLIHDNVETEQMHSLDLIDMGAIPDDRVMSDLEGDVQAIVPTHGHLDHIGALSKLAHRYNAPIVASPFTLELVKDEIESEQKFGVENDLVEMEAGETMPIGERCELEFVHVTHSIIDAINPVLHTPEGAVVYGLDKRLDHDPVLEDPIDMKRFREIGREDEGVLAYIEDTTNAGRKGRTASESVARRELQDTIHSMEDYDGGIIATTFSSHVSRVSSLIEFAQEIGREPILLGRSMERYSGTAERMGRVRFPDNLGMFGHRKSVDRAFKRIMNEGKENFLPIVTGHQGEPRAMLTRMGRGETPYDIENGDKVIFSASVIPEPTNEGQRYQSEQLLRMQGARIYDEIHVSGHLREEGHYEMLDALQPQHVIPAHQNLEHFGKYAKLAKGEGYELGRDLHLSANGNIIQLVE; encoded by the coding sequence ATGGAAATCGAGATCGCAACAATTGGCGGATACGAAGAAGTCGGACGACAGATGACTGCCGTCCGCGCAGGTGACGACATCGTTATCTTCGACATGGGCCTCAACCTCTCGCAGGTCCTGATTCACGATAACGTCGAAACCGAACAGATGCACAGCCTCGACCTCATCGACATGGGCGCGATTCCGGACGACCGCGTCATGAGCGACCTCGAGGGAGACGTGCAGGCCATTGTGCCGACGCACGGCCACCTCGACCACATCGGCGCGCTCAGCAAGCTCGCGCACCGCTACAACGCGCCCATCGTCGCGTCGCCGTTCACGCTCGAACTCGTGAAGGACGAGATCGAGAGCGAGCAGAAGTTCGGCGTCGAGAACGACCTCGTGGAGATGGAAGCGGGCGAGACGATGCCCATCGGCGAGCGCTGCGAACTGGAGTTCGTGCACGTCACTCACTCCATCATCGACGCGATCAACCCCGTCCTCCACACGCCCGAGGGCGCAGTGGTCTACGGCCTCGACAAACGCCTCGACCACGACCCCGTGCTCGAGGATCCCATCGACATGAAGCGGTTCCGCGAGATCGGGCGCGAGGACGAGGGCGTGCTCGCGTACATCGAGGACACGACGAACGCCGGCCGGAAGGGTCGAACCGCGAGCGAGTCCGTCGCCCGCCGCGAACTCCAGGACACCATCCACAGCATGGAGGACTACGACGGCGGCATCATCGCGACGACGTTCTCCAGTCACGTCTCCCGTGTGTCGAGCCTCATCGAGTTCGCACAGGAGATCGGCCGCGAACCGATCCTCCTCGGTCGGTCGATGGAACGCTACTCGGGCACCGCGGAGCGAATGGGTCGCGTGCGCTTCCCGGACAACCTCGGGATGTTCGGCCACCGCAAGAGCGTCGACCGCGCGTTCAAGCGCATCATGAACGAGGGCAAGGAGAACTTCCTCCCCATCGTCACCGGCCACCAGGGCGAGCCGCGCGCGATGCTCACTCGGATGGGGCGCGGCGAGACGCCGTACGACATCGAGAACGGTGATAAAGTCATCTTCTCCGCGAGCGTGATTCCGGAGCCGACGAACGAGGGCCAGCGCTACCAGTCCGAGCAGCTCCTGCGGATGCAGGGCGCGCGCATCTACGACGAAATCCACGTGTCCGGCCACCTCCGCGAGGAAGGCCACTACGAGATGCTGGACGCCCTCCAGCCCCAGCACGTCATTCCCGCCCACCAGAACCTCGAACACTTCGGGAAGTACGCGAAACTCGCGAAGGGCGAGGGGTACGAGCTCGGCCGCGACCTCCACCTGAGCGCCAACGGCAACATCATTCAGCTCGTAGAATGA